One stretch of Oncorhynchus keta strain PuntledgeMale-10-30-2019 chromosome 18, Oket_V2, whole genome shotgun sequence DNA includes these proteins:
- the LOC118397191 gene encoding glucagon receptor-like, whose product MKTLAILLLTLSVLCRTVLVSTKSVKHTVEEWNKYRSECLLRMSTDPTSPGLFCSHMFDMYACWPEGIPNTTVKVPCPWYLPWYNQVRNGYVLRECGPDGQWAVNNTSSTWRDHSQCNADNNQQVAQENQIVILAYFRMMYTVGYSLSLASLSLALVILLIFRKLRCTRNYIHTNLFASFILRAISILTRDAVLTRDTPEFRDNRDVSNVLSDQALSGCRVAQVLMQYCVGANYYWLLVEGLYLHNLLVLMVFSENSYFCGYLFIGWGTPVLFVVPWIIVRYLYENTRCWEINENMAHWWIIRTPILLAILVNFFIFIRIIQILVSKLKARQMRYTDYKFRLAKSTLTLIPLLGIHEVVFAVMSEEQTEGILRNINLFFELFFNSFQGLLVAILYCFVNKEVQSEIKKKWQRWKLGMNVLDDLRNTGSNTLQGGTSGGQCHHDPPCQPDCPQEDTHNLSSDASASGSHAHPCPHHHPGAKKGKAYCYISARKQVLNGLDGTPLGNGGGEGVIKYSESYC is encoded by the exons ATGAAGACCCTTgccatcctcctcctcaccctgtctgtcctgtgcaGAACTGTG CTTGTGTCAACGAAGTCGGTGAAGCACACAGTGGAGGAATGGAACAAATACAGGAGCGAGTGCCTGCTGAGAATGAGCACGGACCCCACATCCCCAG GCTTATTCTGCAGCCACATGTTTGACATGTACGCCTGCTGGCCGGAGGGCATCCCCAACACCACCGTTAAAGTGCCCTGCCCGTGGTACCTCCCCTGGTACAACCAAG TTCGTAATGGATATGTGTTGCGGGAGTGTGGGCCTGATGGCCAGTGGGCCGTTAACAACACCAGTAGCACCTGGAGGGACCACTCCCAGTGCAACGCAGACAATAACCAGCAGGTGGCACAG GAGAACCAGATAGTGATCTTGGCCTACTTCCGGATGATGTACACTGTGGGCTACTCTCTGTCCCTGGCCAGCCTTTCCCTGGCCCTTGTCATACTGCTCATCTTCAG GAAACTAAGGTGCACCAGGAACTATATCCACACCAATCTGTTTGCGTCCTTCATCCTGCGAGCCATATCCATCCTCACCAGAGATGCTGTTCTCACCAGGGACACCCCCGAGTTCAGAGACAACAGAGACGTGTCCAATGTCCTCAGTGATCAG GCTCTCTCTGGCTGCCGTGTGGCCCAGGTGCTGATGCAGTACTGTGTGGGGGCTAACTACTACTGGCTGCTGGTGGAAGGACTGTACCTTCACAACCTGCTGGTGCTCATGGTCTTCTCTGAGAACAGCTACTTCTGTGGATACCTCTTCATCGGCTGGG GAACCCCAGTGTTATTTGTGGTCCCCTGGATTATAGTTCGGTACCTGTATGAAAACACACG GTGCTGGGAGATCAACGAGAACATGGCACACTGGTGGATCATCCGCACACCCATCCTCCTGGCCATTCTG GTCAACTTTTTCATATTTATTCGGATCATACAGATCCTCGTCTCCAAATTAAAGGCACGCCAAATGAGGTACACAGATTATAAATTCAG GTTGGCTAAGTCCACTTTGACCCTCATCCCTCTCCTGGGCATCCATGAGGTTGTCTTTGCCGTGATgtcagaggaacagacagagggcATCCTCCGAAATATCAACCTCTTCTTTGAACTTTTCTTCAATTCTTTCCAG GGTCTCCTGGTTGCCATCCTGTACTGCTTCGTCAATAAAGAG gTGCAGTCAGAGATAAAGAAGAAGTGGCAGCGATGGAAGCTGGGCATGAACGTTCTGGACGACCTTCGCAACACCGGCAGCAACACGCTACAGGGGGGCACCAGCGGCGGGCAGTGCCACCATGACCCGCCCTGCCAGCCTGACTGTCCACAGGAGGATACCCACAACCTCTCCTCAGACGCCTCCGCCTCAGGGTCGCATGCCCACCCATGCCCACACCACCACCCAGGGGCCAAGAAGGGCAAGGCCTACTGCTACATTTCCGCCCGCAAGCAGGTGCTGAACGGCCTTGATGGAACTCCGCTGGGCAacgggggaggagaaggagtcaTCAAATACTCTGAGAGCTACTGCTGA